One window of the Lysobacter sp. S4-A87 genome contains the following:
- a CDS encoding phasin family protein — translation MYQPFNEQFAAATRQFAETAAQVNRLALANAEAVFGLQLAAIEDRVNATFAFLGEAAEVRDFEAAKSLLPKGVQVARENLERSVSTGQEVFGRTLKTHGAITELAKAQFETSAKEVQTSVDNTIKAANKAAK, via the coding sequence ATGTACCAGCCGTTCAACGAGCAATTTGCCGCCGCGACGCGCCAGTTCGCGGAGACCGCCGCGCAGGTGAACCGTCTCGCGCTCGCCAATGCCGAGGCCGTGTTCGGCCTGCAGCTTGCCGCGATCGAAGACCGCGTCAACGCCACGTTCGCTTTCCTCGGCGAAGCCGCCGAAGTGCGTGACTTCGAAGCCGCCAAGTCGCTGCTGCCCAAGGGCGTGCAGGTGGCCCGCGAGAACCTCGAGCGCAGCGTCAGCACCGGCCAGGAAGTTTTCGGCCGCACGCTCAAGACCCACGGCGCGATCACCGAGCTGGCCAAGGCGCAGTTCGAGACCTCGGCCAAGGAAGTGCAGACGAGCGTCGACAACACCATCAAGGCCGCCAACAAGGCTGCCAAGTAA